The Molothrus ater isolate BHLD 08-10-18 breed brown headed cowbird chromosome 29, BPBGC_Mater_1.1, whole genome shotgun sequence nucleotide sequence CcagtccccatcccagcccccaTCGCCATCCTGGCCCCCATCTCCCTTTCCATCCCAGTTCCAATCCCACACCCATCccagtccccatccccatcccagccctgggcctaATCCTGGCGCTATTCCCAGTGCTGgtcctcatccccatcccagccaccatcccagccctgggcccatCCTGGTACTGATCCCAGTAGTGGCCCCCATCCCCATTGCACTGCCAGTCCTGATACTGGTCTgatcctgggcacagccccaatcccatccccacACCAGGCCTGGGTCCCATCCGGGTTCTGATCCCAGTCCTGGTGCTGATTCTGcccatgctgctgctcccaggcctgATCCTGGCTCTGATGCTGGTCCCTGTCCTCATCatccccccatccctgctcctgctcctggctctggtgctgctcccaggcctgatcctgaccctgctgtgatcccagcctcagcccccagcctcaTCCCAGTGCTGATCCTGGTTCTGACCgtgctgctgcccccaggccTGATCCTGGCTTTGATGCTGGTCCTGGTGCCAGTGCTGGCCCCAgtcctggtcctgctgtggCCCCAATTTCCACCCCCAGTCCAGCCCTGGGtttcatcctgctgctggccctgacTTCCAGGCCTCATCCTGGCCATGATGCTGGTCCCAGCCCTCACCCCtatcccagtgctgctcctgacACTGGCCCTGGTCCTGGCTGTGGTTCCAATGCTGGCCCTGATCTCGGCCCTGCTGCTGATCCCAGCTCCATTCCTCATCTCAGTGGCAGCCCTGatcctcatcctgctgctgctcctggtgtttgtcctcatcccatccctggTGCTGGTCCCAGGCCCATTGTTGCCCTGATGATGGTCCCAGTCCTTGTCTCCATCCCAGCCCGGTTCCCAGTACTGGTCCTGATCCTGATACTTGCCCTGGTGTTAATTCCAGGCCCTGGTGCTTATCCCAGCCCTGATGTTGATCCTGGCCAAGGTGCTGGTCCTGGCCCTGGCCCTAGTGCTAGTCCCAGGCCCTGATTCTGATTTCAGCCCTGATGTTGGTCTTGGCCCTGATCCTGGTCCTGGTGCTGATCTCAGCCCTGATGCTGATCCTGGTCCTGATCCTGGCCCTGGTGCTGGTCCTGGCCCTGGTGCTGGTCctggccctggtgctgctcccaggcccTGATCCCAGCCATCGTGCTAATCTCAGTCCTGGTGCTGATCCTGGTCCTGGTGCTGGTCTCAGCCCTGGTCTCAACCCTGATGCTGATCTtggccctgctgctggtcctggccctggtgctggccctggccctgaTCCTGGTCCTGGTCTCAGCCCTGatcctgctcctggccctggccctggccctgaTGCTGATCTCAGCCCTGATTCTGGTCCTGGTTCTGGTCCTGATTCTGGCCCTGATCCTGGCCCTGATGCTGATCTCAGCCCTGATTCTGGCCCTGGTCCTGGCCCTGATGCTGATCTCAGCCCCGGTGCTGGTCCCATCTGGTccagccccgctgtccccagcgGGTGACGCCCCCCTCTCTCCGCAGACCAGCATGAAGAACATGGAGCGGGAGCTGGTGTGCCCGGTGTGCAAGGAGATGTACAAGCAGccgctggccctgccctgcacccacaACGTGTGCCACGTGTGTGCCAGcgaggtgctgctgcagcacggCCACCTGTACTGCGACCCCACCTCCGAGCCCACCTCGCCCGCCGCCACCCCCTCCACCCGCAGCCCCCGCCTGGGCCGCAGGGCTGTCCCCAAACCCGACCGGCTGGACCGCCTCCTCAAGtcaggtggggctggaggggctggcaggagggacagcaaggggacagggatggctggagacagcggggaaggctgagggggtggggacagggaggggttTGGTACAGccagaggggatggggacagtgatggctggaggggtttgggacagccagaggggatggggacagctggaggggacagggatggatggaggagagggggatggctggaggggacagggatggctggaggggacagggatggctggagaggatggggacagggatgactggagaggacagggatggctggagaggATGAGGACAGAGATGGCTGGaaggcacagggatggatggatggatggatggatggatggatggatggatggatggatggatggatggatggatggatggatggatgagaaGTGAATGACTGGAGGGGATGGCAATAGGAATAGTAACAACAGAGGGGGTGAGGATGGCAGGAaaggacggggacagggacggcTGGAGAGGTTGGGAGCAGGGACAACAGGAAGGGACGGAGGTGAGGATGGGGCTTTTTGCCCTGCTGacccccatcccctcctccctcccacaggcTTTGGCACCTACCCGGGGCGCAAGCGGGGCGCCGTGCACCCGCAGACCGTCAGCTTCCCGTGCCCCGCCTGCCAGCGGGACGTGGACCTGGGCGAGCGGggcctgggcagcctcttccgCAACCTGACCCTGGAGCGGGTGGTGGAGCGCTACCGGCAGACCATCAACATCAGCGCCGCCATCATGTGCCAGTTCTGCAAGCCCCCGCAGCTGGAGGCCACCAAGGGCTGCACAGAGTGCAAGTCCAGCTTCTGCAATGAGTGCTTCAAGCTCTACCACCCCTGGGGCACGCAGAAAGCCCAGCATGAGCCCACGCCCCCCACCCTCACCTTCCGCCCCAAGGTGGGTCCTCCTGCCCGCCTTAATCCTCTTGATTAAGGCTGAGAGggttgggattgttcagcctggagaggagaaactTTGGGATCACCAAATTGTGGCCTTCTGGTGTCTGAAGGGAGCTTTTGAAAGGATGGGGCAAGTCTGTTTACAagagcctggagtgacaggataAAGGGCATTAGATTCAGATTGAGAGAGAGTAAGTTTAAGttagaaattaggaaaaaattcttgtAGTGAGGGTGGTGTGGTCCTGGGAGAAGTTGCCTGTGGAAGCCAAGATGGGGCTCTTAGCAATGGGGTCTGGTTgaggatgtccctgcccatgtcaggcGGGTTAGAAcaagatgatcttcaaggtccccttccaaccccaaccattctgtgatgctgAGATCTGGGGTGCAGGGGTGGGACTCTCGAGGGTGGAGGGaggtgcagagccctgctgagccctgctgtgctcgTGCAGGGGCTGATGTGCCCGGAGCACAAGGAGGAGGTGACTCACTACTGCAAGACCTGCCAGCGGCTGGTGTGCCAGCTCTGCCGCGTGCGCCGCACCCACACCAGCCACAAGATCACCCCGGTGCTCAGCGCCTACCAGGCCCTCAGGGTAAGGGCtcctggggccaggctggggctctgtggggaaTTGGGGGcaccacagagccccagtgcagATGAGGGGTGTGGGGCGAGGGCTGCTGGCACCACATCTCATCACCttcctgcaggagaagctgACGAAGAGCCTCGCCTACATCCTGAGCAGCCAGGACACGGTGCAGACCCAGATTgctgagctggaggagacaGTGAAGCACACAGAGGTAAGGGCAGAGGGTGCCCATCTGTCCCTGAGTTGTCCCTAGGCAGGAGTGGCACAGCCACCCCGGTCCCCTCTGATCCCAGGAGGTGCCACACGCTGACCCTGCCATGCCTGTGCCCGGCAGGTAAACGGCTCACAGGCCAAGGAAGAGGTGTCCCAGCTGAtccaggggctctgtgccatgCTGGAGGAGAAGCGGGCCACGCTGCTGCAGGCCATCGAGGAGTGCCAGCAGGAGCGGCTGGCCAGCCTGCACGGCCAGATCCGGGAGCACCAGGCCATGCTGGAGAACTCGGGCATGGTGGGCTATGCCCAGGAGGTGCTGAAGGAGACTGACCACCCCTGCTTTGTCCAGGCTGCCAAGCAGCTGCACAACAGGTACTGGGCTGcgggcacagggctgctgggggcgTTGGGACCCTCTGGTGCTCAAGGTGCCACCCTGACATCCCCGCTCTCCTATGCTGCAGGATCCTCAGGGCCACCGATTCGCTGCAGAGCTTCCGTCCTGCAGCCAACGCCTCCTTCAGCCACTTCCAGCTGGATGTCAGCAGGGAGCTGAAGCTGCTCACTGACCTGGCCTTCATCCGAGGTAAAGGCACCGGGACCCGGGCACCGGCTGTGCCCCGTGCCGAGGCACAGCCCCTGCGGGCAGAGCGGGTCCCTGCCCGCCTcggagctgcagctcagccacggctgcccagggctgctcgCGGATCTGCCGGTGCCCCCTCCCCGTCAGGGACAGCCCCcgccccagcagcccccagagatacccctgccctgccctgtgccagggcgTCCGGgccaggggcaggcaggcagggccatGGTGCCAggtgagggcagcagcagtgccgCGGGGTGAGTACGGAGCTGCCCCCGCTGCCGGGCAGGCGCTTCCCGCAGGGCAGGAGCCGCGTGGCCCTGCCAGACCCGCTGGCGACACGTTTCAGACCTGCTTCTACCTCTCTTTGTTTATAGGCTGCGGCCGCTGCCGAGGCGTCACCGAAGTAACTGAGGCAAGTCAcacccctgccccagagccGCCCCGCTCTCtcttcccatccctccatcccgCTCCCGTCCCTGGCCCCGCTCCGCCACCATCCTCCATCCCCGTCCTGCCCGCCGGCGCTGGCAGCCGGttggctctgcctcctccatCTGCCGccgctcctcctgccctcccgCCCCCTCTCGCCACatttccatccccatcctcaccCCATTTCCGTCCCCCTCGCGCCCCATTTCTGTCCCACTCCTTGCTCCATTTCCATCCCTTTCTTGCCCCATTTCTGCCCCCTCTCACCCCATTTCCATCCCCCTCGCGCCCCATTTCTGTCCCACTCCTTGCTCCGTTTCCATCCCCTTCCTTGCTCCATTTCTGCCCTGTCTCACCCCATTTCCATCCCCTCTTGCcctgtttccattttcttcctcgCCCCATTTCTGTTCAGCTCTCACCCCACTTCTGTCCACATCCTCACCTCACTTCTGTCCCATTCGTCATCCAATTTTCTGCCCCCTCCTCATTCCATTTCTGCTCTCCCTTGCCCCATTTCAACCCCATCCTTGCCCTTTTCCCACTTCTTCTCATCCCGTTTCCATTCCCCCACTCTCAATTTCCATCCCAGTCTCaccccatttccatcccagtCTCGCCCCAtttccatcctcttcctcatgCCATTTTCATTCTCTCCTTGCCCCATTTCCACCCCTCTCCTTGTTCATCTTTCTTCCCCCTCTTGTCCCATTTCCATTCCCTTCCTTGCCCCATATTTGTCCCCCCTTCACTCCATTTATGTCCACATTCCTCCCCTGTTTATTTTCCCGTCTGCACCCTGCAGACAAGAGAGACgttctctccccctttcaacCCATTTCCATCCTCTTCCTCGCTCTATTTCCACCCCTCTCCTCATCCCATTTCCTTCCCCCCTCACCCCATTCCCATCTGCCTCCTCACCCCAATTCCATCCTGCTGA carries:
- the LOC118696153 gene encoding tripartite motif-containing protein 46-like isoform X1, which translates into the protein MLILALLLVLALVLALALILVLVSALILLLALALALMLISALILVLVLVLILALILALMLISALILALVLALMLISAPVLVPSGPAPLSPAGDAPLSPQTSMKNMERELVCPVCKEMYKQPLALPCTHNVCHVCASEVLLQHGHLYCDPTSEPTSPAATPSTRSPRLGRRAVPKPDRLDRLLKSGFGTYPGRKRGAVHPQTVSFPCPACQRDVDLGERGLGSLFRNLTLERVVERYRQTINISAAIMCQFCKPPQLEATKGCTECKSSFCNECFKLYHPWGTQKAQHEPTPPTLTFRPKGLMCPEHKEEVTHYCKTCQRLVCQLCRVRRTHTSHKITPVLSAYQALREKLTKSLAYILSSQDTVQTQIAELEETVKHTEVNGSQAKEEVSQLIQGLCAMLEEKRATLLQAIEECQQERLASLHGQIREHQAMLENSGMVGYAQEVLKETDHPCFVQAAKQLHNRILRATDSLQSFRPAANASFSHFQLDVSRELKLLTDLAFIRAPEAPVIDTQRTYTYDQIFLCWRLPQHSPPAWHYTVEFRKTDAKAKGLKLWQRREEVRGTCALVEYLDTDSVYVLRVKGYNKAGFGDYSEDIYLHTPPAPVLNFFLDNRWGFNRDRLAISKDQRAVRSVPGIPMLFAAERLMTSCHLSIDLVIGDVAITQGKSYWACCVDPSSYLVKVGVGLESKLQEWFQVPQDVVSPRYDPDSGHDSGAEDTTVEAPPPYAFLTIGMGKILLSHGSALTSRDPNGCTVPLPPRIGICLDYEQGKVSFYDAVSFRELWECGVDCSGPVCPAFCFIGGGALHLQELVANKQERKVTIGNFAKLD
- the LOC118696153 gene encoding tripartite motif-containing protein 46-like isoform X2, which codes for MAEGEDLQTFTSIMDALVRISTSMKNMERELVCPVCKEMYKQPLALPCTHNVCHVCASEVLLQHGHLYCDPTSEPTSPAATPSTRSPRLGRRAVPKPDRLDRLLKSGFGTYPGRKRGAVHPQTVSFPCPACQRDVDLGERGLGSLFRNLTLERVVERYRQTINISAAIMCQFCKPPQLEATKGCTECKSSFCNECFKLYHPWGTQKAQHEPTPPTLTFRPKGLMCPEHKEEVTHYCKTCQRLVCQLCRVRRTHTSHKITPVLSAYQALREKLTKSLAYILSSQDTVQTQIAELEETVKHTEVNGSQAKEEVSQLIQGLCAMLEEKRATLLQAIEECQQERLASLHGQIREHQAMLENSGMVGYAQEVLKETDHPCFVQAAKQLHNRILRATDSLQSFRPAANASFSHFQLDVSRELKLLTDLAFIRAPEAPVIDTQRTYTYDQIFLCWRLPQHSPPAWHYTVEFRKTDAKAKGLKLWQRREEVRGTCALVEYLDTDSVYVLRVKGYNKAGFGDYSEDIYLHTPPAPVLNFFLDNRWGFNRDRLAISKDQRAVRSVPGIPMLFAAERLMTSCHLSIDLVIGDVAITQGKSYWACCVDPSSYLVKVGVGLESKLQEWFQVPQDVVSPRYDPDSGHDSGAEDTTVEAPPPYAFLTIGMGKILLSHGSALTSRDPNGCTVPLPPRIGICLDYEQGKVSFYDAVSFRELWECGVDCSGPVCPAFCFIGGGALHLQELVANKQERKVTIGNFAKLD